The sequence below is a genomic window from Thermoanaerobaculum aquaticum.
GTGCGCGCTCTTGGACACCGCCGGGGCCGACGTGGTGGCGCGGCTGGTGCAAAAACGCGGGGCTCCCGATCCCGCCACCTTTTTGGGCCGCGGCAAGGTTTCAGAGCTCAAGGACTTGGTGAGCGAAAGCGGTGCCGGCTTGGTGGCCTTCGACGCCGACCTCACCCCCGCCCAGGTGCACCATCTGGAGGNNGGCGTGAAGGTGTTGGACCGCGCTGCAGTGATCCTGGATATCTTTGCCTTGCGGGCCAGGACCCGGGAAGCCAAGCTGCAGGTGGAG
It includes:
- a CDS encoding HflX-like GTP-binding protein, which produces MREKAVVVGVATEGLPVGEVHADLDELCALLDTAGADVVARLVQKRGAPDPATFLGRGKVSELKDLVSESGAGLVAFDADLTPAQVHHLE